From Drosophila subpulchrella strain 33 F10 #4 breed RU33 unplaced genomic scaffold, RU_Dsub_v1.1 Primary Assembly Seq354, whole genome shotgun sequence, the proteins below share one genomic window:
- the LOC119560295 gene encoding nose resistant to fluoxetine protein 6, whose product MVKITLVLLLLGLAIASALDLGPAQGLELDAEDYQKLNKLRHLSEEFFTNYRNVTIEDFVPEGRIPTVSDLLCYAEFAQLTAGLASGSLWSYRMIDSWGSIPAGILKGHFKDLGHYDECVAIEQTVASGSTVVGKYCLAKLPLTDLLGGGVGGGFSNLMNVQSAVCFPASCSATNMDTLLKRVVKQLIGLELTSSLVSESTCKTAEREKYDAVTIFSIALFSVFGGLVVLATLYDYFLCEDQKKLPAIVKAFSARANSRFIFTVSTKSNPNVVECLHGLRGMSLIWVCYGHDYIIGITSPNINLYDVYSWAKTPYMEIIQEGVFAVDTFFFISGLLVAMVALRAMEKSKGKLNIPLMYLHRYLRLTPIVAACILLYWKILPLLGDGPLFGNWNFDNYATCEENWYWTLLYIQNYATHQSCLQHTWYLAIDMQLYILGPFLLLIVYKWGKKGAAVVLLITLGFVAYLFSVMVINDYSLLNGTGGGPNEYSEDLSHYTHNRTSGWLVGFLFGYFLHSIRGKDIKLSRPAVWLGWIISFALMFTCIFAMYPYGTFKSKTIPILNEAFYVSLSRVAWPLGLSWVVFACMKGYGGLANSFLSSPLWQPLSKLSFCTYMGHLVIQNLNGGRTRVNTYFSNYDIMLRFWQDFGFSVLLAYVMYILIEAPCGGVESLLLPNRRPAPQPKVLPAESSPEANPTPVDVEKLAAPLNEGASASAPPLEIKTELQTN is encoded by the exons ATGGTGAAAATCACACTAGTACTACTTCTTTTAGGCCTGGCCATAGCCAGTGCCCTCGATCTGGGTCCAGCCCAAGGCTTGGAACTGGATGCAGAGGACTATCAGAAGTTAAACAAACTAAGGCATTTGTCAGAAGAGTTTTTTACCAATTACCGGAATGTAACAATAGAGGACTTTGTACCCGAAGGACGAATTCCCACCGTTTCGGATCTACTGTGCTATGCGGAATTTGCTCAGCTCACCGCAGGACTGGCCTCCGGCAGCCTTTGGTCCTACAGAA TGATTGACTCCTGGGGTTCCATTCCGGCTGGAATCCTGAAGGGTCACTTCAAGGACCTGGGTCACTACGACGAGTGCGTTGCCATCGAACAAACCGTCGCATCGGGCTCCACTGTGGTTGGAAAATACTGCCTGGCCAAACTGCCTCTGACGGATTTGCTTGGTGGTGGTGTTGGGGGTGGCTTCTCGAATCTAATGAATGTCCAGTCGGCCGTTTGCTTCCCCGCCTCCTGTTCGGCCACCAATATGGACACACTCCTGAAACGAGTCGTGAAACAACTGATCGGATTGGAACTGACATCGAGCTTGGTCAGCGAAAGCACCTGCAAAACTGCTGAGCGTGAAAAATACGATGCCGTGACCATTTTCTCCAT CGctcttttttctgtgtttGGCGGATTGGTGGTTTTGGCCACGCTCTACGACTATTTCTTGTGTGAGGATCAAA AAAAACTTCCTGCTATCGTGAAGGCTTTCTCCGCTCGTGCCAATTCCCGATTTATATTCACTGTTAGTACCAAGTCCAATCCCAATGTTGTTGAGTGTCTTCATGGACTGCGTGGAATGTCCCTGATTTGGGTGTGCTATGGTCACGACTATATTATTGGTATCACCTCCCCCAACATCAACCTGTACGATGTGTATAGT TGGGCCAAGACACCTTATATGGAAATTATCCAAGAGGGCGTGTTTGCAGTGGATACCTTCTTCTTTATAAGCGGACTTCTCGTTGCCATGGTCGCTCTGCGTGCGATGGAAAA GTCCAAGGGAAAGCTGAATATTCCACTGATGTACCTCCATCGCTATCTGCGCCTCACACCCATCGTGGCAGCTTGTATCTTGCTCTACTGGAAGATACTGCCCCTTTTGGGCGACGGCCCGCTCTTCGGCAACTGGAACTTTGATAACTACGCTACCTGCGAAGAAAACTGGTACTGGACCCTGCTCTACATTCAGAACTACGCCACCCATCAGAGT TGCCTGCAACACACATGGTACCTGGCCATCGATATGCAGTTGTATATCCTCGGTCCTTTCCTGCTGCTCATCGTCTACAAGTGGGGTAAGAAAGGTGCTGCGGTTGTTCTGCTAATTACTCTGGGATTCGTCGCCTACTTGTTCAGCGTTATGGTGATTAACGACTATTCTCT ATTAAATGGCACGGGCGGTGGACCTAACGAATACTCCGAAGATCTGTCCCACTACACCCACAACAGAACCTCTGGATGGCTAGTTGGCTTCCTGTTCGGCTACTTCCTGCACTCGATCCGTGGAAAGGACATCAAACTGAGTCGTCCTGCTGTCTGGCTGGGGTGGATCATCAGCTTTGCCCTGATGTTTACCTGCATCTTTGCCATGTATCCCTATGGAACGTTCAAGTCCAAGACCATTCCCATCCTTAACGAGGCCTTCTACGTGTCGCTCTCTCGTGTTGCCTGGCCCCTCGGCTTAAGTTGGGTGGTCTTTGCCTGCATGAAGGGATACGGTGGACTGGCCAACTCCTTCCTCAGCTCGCCACTTTGGCAGCCCCTGTCGAAGCTCTCCTTCTGCACCTACATGGGACATCTGGTGATCCAGAACCTCAATGGTGGGCGCACGCGAGTCAACACCTACTTCTCGAACTACGACATT ATGCTGCGTTTCTGGCAGGACTTCGGTTTTTCAGTGCTGCTCGCCTATGTCATGTACATTTTGATCGAAGCTCCCTGCGGCGGAGTGGAGAGTCTCCTCCTGCCGAACCGAAGACCAGCTCCCCAGCCCAAGGTACTGCCGGCTGAGTCCTCGCCAGAGGCAAACCCAACACCTGTTGATGTAGAGAAGCTGGCTGCTCCTTTGAACGAAGGTGCTTCGGCATCGGCTCCTCCTCTGGAAATCAAGACTGAGCTCCAGACTAACTAA